Proteins encoded by one window of Salvia splendens isolate huo1 chromosome 5, SspV2, whole genome shotgun sequence:
- the LOC121804872 gene encoding uncharacterized protein LOC121804872 → MEVCKNQNDEELRLLLQLPQTDHFLLKKKLLEDIGLNVESPVCIKSSSTPDQLNDLFNLLIKRARVINLNEVELYFSGDVVNLEHCVSPRNELEALHSVHEAINNAVSSENCTIKNIKCKLQEETVNRILEVGNKFREETRVVGDSSVEKENKLLEWAIKNGMKTQLHIACVEGAGRGAIAKEDIKVGDVALEVPLSVIISGEFLHESDMFPIFQKIDGISEETMLLLWSMKEKHNNESKFRLYFDTLPENFNTGLSFGFDAVMALDGTLLLHEIVQAKEHLRTQYEELFPVLSDHFPSVFPSELYTWEQFLWACELWYSNSMKVIFPDGKLRTCLIPVASFLNHSTCPHIMHYGRIDASTNSLKFSLSRPCFSGEQCFLSYGNFSSSHLLTFYGFLPRGDNPYDFIPLDIDAAKDEDSEDEPPASKWSSHMIRGTWLSKNHKIFHYGLPTPLLDHLRRARNPTCQPNTSTHELLEADLDVLGGLSSTFEGMMEALSDENEEDRESAGWDVKLATKFKSLQRKIMSSIMASCDSGCKMLESELCKQRV, encoded by the exons ATGGAAGTTTGTAAG AATCAGAACGATGAAGAATTAAGATTGCTTCTTCAGCTCCCTCAAACTGACCATTTCCTCCTCAAAAAG AAATTATTGGAGGATATTGGTCTCAACGTGGAGAGTCCGGTGTGTATAAAGAGCTCCTCTACTCCTGATCAGCTTAATGACTTGTTCAATTTATTGATCAAACGAGCCAGAGTTATTAACTTGAATGAG GTAGAACTTTATTTTAGCGGAGATGTTGTTAATCTGGAACACTGTGTTAGCCCAAGGAATGAACTGGAAGCTCTCCATTCAGTTCATGAAGCCATCAATAACGCAGTATCCAGTGAAAACTGCACAATCAAAAATATTAAGTGCAAGTTACAAGAGGAAACTGTAAATAGGATCCTTGAAGTTGGAAACAAATTTAGGGAAGAGACAAGAGTAGTTGGGGATTCCAGTGttgagaaagaaaataaactatTAGAGTGGGCCATCAAGAATGGAATGAAGACACAGCTGCATATAGCTT GTGTCGAAGGAGCAGGGAGGGGGGCCATTGCCAAAGAGGACATAAAAGTTGGTGATGTCGCTCTTGAGGTCCCTTTATCTGTCATTATATCTGGCGAGTTTTTACACGAGTCTGACATG TTtcctatttttcaaaaaattgacGGGATTTCTGAGGAGACAATGCTGCTCTTGTGGAGCATGAAGGAAAAGCACAACAATGAGTCCAAATTCAGATTGTACTTTGATACTCTACCTGAAAATTTTAACACAG GATTGAGCTTTGGATTTGATGCTGTCATGGCTTTAGATGGAACGTTGCTGTTACATGAGATCGTACAAGCCAAAGAG CACCTACGCACGCAATATGAAGAGTTATTTCCGGTATTATCAGATCATTTTCCGAGTGTATTTCCCTCAGAGTTGTATACGTGGGAACAATTTTTATGGGCTTGTGAGCTCTGGTACTCAAATAGCATGAAGGTTATTTTCCCTGATGGAAAGCTAAGGACTTGCTTGATACCTGTCGCAAGCTTCCTCAACCATTCG ACTTGCCCACACATAATGCACTATGGCAGGATAGATGCAAGTACAAATTCCTTGAAATTCTCTTTATCAAGGCCATGTTTTTCAGGGGAACAATGTTTTCTTAGTTATGGAAACTTCTCCAGTTCTCATCTACTTACTTTCTACGGCTTCTTACCACGAGGCGACAACCCCTACGACTTTATTCCACTTG ATATCGATGCTGCTAAGGACGAAGATTCTGAGGATGAACCTCCTGCATCGAAATGGAGCTCTCACATGATTCGCGGGACTTGGCTTTCCAAGAACCACAAAATCTTTCATTATGGATTGCCGACTCCTCTGCTGGATCATCTACGCAGAGCTAGAAACCCAACGTGCCAACCAAATACCTCC ACGCATGAACTCTTGGAAGCTGACCTTGATGTACTCGGTGGTCTGAGCTCCACGTTTGAAGGAATGATGGAAGCTCTCAGTGATGAAAATGAAGAAGACAG GGAAAGTGCAGGTTGGGACGTTAAGCTTGCAACGAAGTTCAAAAGCTTGCAGAGGAAAATTATGTCATCGATCATGGCGTCGTGCGATTCGGGGTGTAAGATGTTAGAATCTGAGCTGTGCAAGCAGAGAGTGTAG
- the LOC121804877 gene encoding uncharacterized protein LOC121804877 isoform X1, with protein sequence MIWVLFILRDLLLHLVKMESAYRAWLKSRKERLISQHLDKLNRELQMALGTAKWQLEEFERAVCLSYRNKGDDITITRHREFVSAIGYQIYRVETSLNVSLKVEGKKPFRWVDLDKEESDDLAHFLSGTPGTSQTIKDGRINVGSPVTNSLCKSNIEELNSLGSPVSTKIPKQGWEGVHAGVKDINCSVELQERKVRDTEDEISNRADQSISTLRAWSSPDGNTLEIVVDMDDGETNELIEAMPKEEGSKPLIWKSRGDIFCRAKEVKSHTQMKLINWINNHFRGRQGNQRQRLSPGVPVKSLRFVLALMLTIFLFVPFVLHST encoded by the exons ATGATCTGGGTTTTGTTTATCTTGCGGGATCTCTTACTGCATCTTGTAAA AATGGAATCGGCTTATAGGGCATGGCTCAAATCAAGGAAAGAAAGGTTGATATCACAGCATTTAGATAAGCTTAATAGAGAGCTTCAGATGGCTTTAGGCACTGCAAAATGGCAG TTGGAAGAGTTTGAAAGAGCTGTTTGTCTAAGCTACAGAAATAAGGGTGATGATATTACAATCACCCGGCATAGGGAATTTGTTTCTGCCATAGGGTACCAAATTTATCGCGTTGAAACATCATTGAATGTGTCACTGAAAGTTGAAGGGAAGAAACCATTTCGGTGGGTGGATTTGGACAAGGAAGAATCTGATGACTTAGCTCATTTTCTGTCCGGAACTCCAGGGACATCACAGACGATCAAAGATGGTCGTATAAATGTGGGATCACCAGTCACTAACTCACTTTGTAAAAGTAATATAGAGGAATTAAACAGTCTTGGTTCTCCAGTAAGTACCAAAATCCCAAAACAGGGTTGGGAAGGAGTTCATGCAGGTGTTAAGGATATAAACTGCTCCGTTGAGCTACAGGAGAGAAAAGTTCGTGACACAGAGGATGAAATCAGCAACCGAGCTGATCAAAGTATTAGTACTCTAAGAGCTTGGAGTTCGCCAGACGGGAACACTTTGGAGATAGTTGTTGATATGGATGATGGAGAAACCAATGAATTAATTGAAGCAATGCCTAAAGAGGAAGGTTCAAAACCTTTGATTTGGAAGTCAAGGGGTGATATATTTTGTAGAGCTAAAGAAGTGAAAAGCCACACTCAAATGAAATTGATAAATTGGATAAATAAT CACTTTAGAGGGCGCCAGGGAAATCAAAGACAACGTCTATCACCAGGGGTGCCAGTTAAATCTCTACGTTTCGTACTAGCTTTGATGCtaaccatttttttatttg TCCCCTTCGTGCTCCACTCAACTTAA
- the LOC121804877 gene encoding uncharacterized protein LOC121804877 isoform X2: MESAYRAWLKSRKERLISQHLDKLNRELQMALGTAKWQLEEFERAVCLSYRNKGDDITITRHREFVSAIGYQIYRVETSLNVSLKVEGKKPFRWVDLDKEESDDLAHFLSGTPGTSQTIKDGRINVGSPVTNSLCKSNIEELNSLGSPVSTKIPKQGWEGVHAGVKDINCSVELQERKVRDTEDEISNRADQSISTLRAWSSPDGNTLEIVVDMDDGETNELIEAMPKEEGSKPLIWKSRGDIFCRAKEVKSHTQMKLINWINNHFRGRQGNQRQRLSPGVPVKSLRFVLALMLTIFLFVPFVLHST; encoded by the exons ATGGAATCGGCTTATAGGGCATGGCTCAAATCAAGGAAAGAAAGGTTGATATCACAGCATTTAGATAAGCTTAATAGAGAGCTTCAGATGGCTTTAGGCACTGCAAAATGGCAG TTGGAAGAGTTTGAAAGAGCTGTTTGTCTAAGCTACAGAAATAAGGGTGATGATATTACAATCACCCGGCATAGGGAATTTGTTTCTGCCATAGGGTACCAAATTTATCGCGTTGAAACATCATTGAATGTGTCACTGAAAGTTGAAGGGAAGAAACCATTTCGGTGGGTGGATTTGGACAAGGAAGAATCTGATGACTTAGCTCATTTTCTGTCCGGAACTCCAGGGACATCACAGACGATCAAAGATGGTCGTATAAATGTGGGATCACCAGTCACTAACTCACTTTGTAAAAGTAATATAGAGGAATTAAACAGTCTTGGTTCTCCAGTAAGTACCAAAATCCCAAAACAGGGTTGGGAAGGAGTTCATGCAGGTGTTAAGGATATAAACTGCTCCGTTGAGCTACAGGAGAGAAAAGTTCGTGACACAGAGGATGAAATCAGCAACCGAGCTGATCAAAGTATTAGTACTCTAAGAGCTTGGAGTTCGCCAGACGGGAACACTTTGGAGATAGTTGTTGATATGGATGATGGAGAAACCAATGAATTAATTGAAGCAATGCCTAAAGAGGAAGGTTCAAAACCTTTGATTTGGAAGTCAAGGGGTGATATATTTTGTAGAGCTAAAGAAGTGAAAAGCCACACTCAAATGAAATTGATAAATTGGATAAATAAT CACTTTAGAGGGCGCCAGGGAAATCAAAGACAACGTCTATCACCAGGGGTGCCAGTTAAATCTCTACGTTTCGTACTAGCTTTGATGCtaaccatttttttatttg TCCCCTTCGTGCTCCACTCAACTTAA